The genome window aaactctttaaattaatacatcggtaaattaataaactctctagaataatatttttgtccggtcccgacttgggccaatgtaaaaaattgaaaaactcgataaaataataagataataattttttgggagATCCCTTAATAGTTTTCGGTtccaagaaaatcataaattaataattcataaaagctgaaaaatatatattacattctATTGAAATATGATTCAATAGTTCTCTATTTTCCTTTTAGATTTCGGGCCAGATTGGTTTTATACCTTAACATattcatgtaatttatatatgccAAACTTGTTTAAGAATATATTGAACACATTTATTCCTCTTGTTTACATTTGTTGTGCAGTACTTTAAAAGTCGTTATTGATTTCCAATACATATGAACATGCTAGTTACTAATTTACATTGAGTCCCAAAATCATAGACTAATTTGCCTTTTTGTTtggtatattaatttttatcttcaatatgtttttttgtttggtatttATAGTATAATCgattaaaaactctttaaattaataattattaaattatctctaaattaataaatttctccggtcctgacattattaatttatagagtttttactgtATTTTGCTATCAACATATAATTGTGATATTTATGAAAGAATTGATATATTGGGATATTATATCACTACTACCACCGTATAATATAAATGCAAGGAGTTTTGTcctaactatatatttttattttgaaacatttttatataaaatcgtAAATGATGAAGAATAAAGatattatgatattaaatcACTTGTTAGGAATATGTAATGTTTGATGATATATTAAAACACTCAGTATATTTAagattgtaattttattttaaatgtagGTGATGAAAGGATAGCATACTAACAGTAGTATCTGTTGATCAGATTGTCCGTCAACGGATGATGTGACActataataaaacaataatatctCTCATTTAGCCGTTGATAGGTGTTAGATGATCAAATGATATCGCAATTGTTCTATCAATATATATGTAGTTAggatgataaattataaatatttgaacTCATGTAAACTACTCAAGTAAAGTAAAGAATCAACGACTAATCAAAGTATAAAGGATGAAGAATTAATAAACTATCAATCTATCTCAATTCATCAATGACTGAGCTTCAAAAGTACCATCAACTACTAACTCAAGAATCTATCAACTACTGATGAATTAGCCCATCAATTATTAATTCTAAAGTTATCAGTTGACAGTAACGTACAAGTCATCGAAAAGGGCAACAGTCACATGCATGGGTTGATTGGACGGATACAATaacagttttggaagctaaattATAAAAaggtttagtcaaatattgaagaTCTCGAAAGCTACCATTTCAATCAAAACAACACGAAATTCAACTGTCATACCTCTGGTCAAAGAAAGATCAAAAATTACTTTAATTGTGGATGCAAAGAATAGATATAGTAGGAGTATGATATTCTAGACTAGTATAGGAAATGCTAGTCTATCTTAGTATATATATTCACAATGTAATGTTTTATTTCATTATAACAAATACATCAAGAACCGAAAATAGATTAGCAAGTAATTTGTAAAGTTTGCTCTTTAATCTCTTTGTAAGCAGTCAGGTATAAATTAATTGGGAAGTTCTTCAATAGAAAATCCTCTTGATCCACCTGAAATTCTGAAAAAACATTGTTCTTAATTTCAGTTTATTTTATTCTCCGTTgctcttatttttaatatagtcTAATCTCAAAAAGTTTCAAAAATTGATGAATTATATTCAACCCCCTTTCTACAATCTATACTCGTTATTTGTAACAACCGCAAATTTTCAAGTATgtacataaataattatttaattttatgcggttaatattattattttaagaattgtaaatttacaataatattgatatatacaATATTTGAGGCTAGTACGGCTTTAGTTTATATTGACTAGCAAGTTAAATATAGTTACATACCATGTAAATCTAAATATTGGCCATGTTGATGTGTAGTTTTGTGCTACGACccgataataaataaatatcatggGTTAGCTAGAATAGATATTTCgttgtaattattttattaattacgaaatatatagaaaatattagaataattattaataattaatttattatgttatggtcttaaataatatttcattatttaaaatagtAGCGTTAAATAAGCCAGGACCGAGAATAAACCGAGCCAAGAGgggattttattttagtttttttaaaaaaataataataataaatgaatgaataaaagaaataataaagcTAGTCGGTGCCCAAGTCTTGAACTTGGTGCCCAAGTCCTGTACTTGGTGACCAAGtaaagaataataaaaaaataatagattaAATGGTAATTAGATGCTAATGATGATTAGTATTGGCTATAAAAGCCAAGCAATTTGTTCATTGTCACTTCCATTTTCCTgcataaaagaaaagagagaaagtgAGGCAAACAGGAGAATAAATCAGTGAGCTAATTTGGAAAGGAGGGGGAGTCTTGGACAATTTAGAGCACTATAATAAAAGGTAATTGTCCTTAAACTTAGCACCTGTCTTAAATTAAGATTTGTATGCTTGCTTTCACGGAGACTTTATACTCAAATAGACCCTCATTCTTTTTATTTCTAAATGATGAAGTGAAGTTCTATTATTATTCAAACAAAAACCTCAACTGTATATAAGTAGAAGGCTTGTGCTTTCTCACCATCATTTATACAAATTAGGGGCTAGGGTTCTTATGTGAATTAAGGTGTTTTCTCTTGGTTGTGCTGATTGGTTGGATTAAATTAAAGATTGGGTTTGATTTGTTTAAAGAAGAGGATAGGCTGGTCGGGACAAAATGGTAATCTGTCATGCTggtgattaattaaataaactagcgtaaaagcccgtgcgaggcacgggccttcaatttaaattatatttttaagtaattaatttatatataaaatattaaatttcattttaattaattttctatataatatttaaaatatagtttttcgAATTTTCAGTGTACTCCATGACATTTTTCTATTATCCTTGATTACAACCCAACACcctttattattaaattattacatGTTTAGTATGTGTTACAGAAATTTATCTTTCCTTTATTTGGTCATGGATTTACTTAGATAGAACTACACATTGGTATCAAATAAACTTATACATGATTCGTATAATTAGTATATTCTCGAAGAGGATCATAAGAGTGATAAATCTTGTAATATTTCTATCATCGACCTGAATTGCATATCGACCTAGAAGTATAGAAGGCACCAAACAAAAGGTCCTATAAAAGTAAGTTGACAACACAAGATCTTTTGAAGACAGCATACGGAAGAAATCAAAATATACATACTTTGACTATAgatatgattcttgattttcttaGAATTGAAGCTCCGAGTTCGGAAAGCAATCCAAGGTATTGGTTTATAAGTATTTAGCTTAAAGAAACAAAAATAGTaccttaaataaatatatttctaagaactgCTGAGCAAATCAAGTGGAAGAAGTATTCTGATTTCTGGAActgaatttttcaaaaattatgcaCCACAATACAAGGTGCAAAGGCATAAGGTATTACTGCAGCTCTCACTTCAAGAGCAGTAGCTGCAATAATCTTTTTCACCAGTTGAGGGTCCCTGCATAAAGAATATTATGCATCAGGTTAAATCTCCAGATGTACAATAAAGATCTTTCATATAAACTTATATTGCACTATCTTCTCAAATTTCATGCAACTTAGGCATTGTTATGGCCGTGAACATAAATCCCATAGATCATGGGTATTACCAAGGCGGGTTGATAATGCACCAATTTAAATTTGATAACCATGTTTACCCATTCCTCAGGAGATGCTTGTTTGTTTATAACACTCCATCCATCACTCAACACACTTCCCATAAAGATCATAAAAACATATGTACTATGAAAAGTATGATTAAATGCATATTGTAGAATATTTGCTAAGAAACTCACCGACAAATTATTTCTTTATGACCTCCAGAGGAGTCACGATTCTTTCTATCTGCGTCATGTGTCCTATCTTTTCCTATAAGGTTTTTTCTTACCAGGTCCTTTATTTGTATTAAGTACAACTATAGATATGTAATGATGGACGAAAAGATAAaaggattaaatattctaatattgaaatataatttcaccACCTTTTCTGTCCAAGTTAAGGGAAGTACTCTTGTCTTCTTCACTTGCTTTTTAAAGATAGAGCTCAAGTTAAGTAGTACACTGCAGAAGGCCCAATTTATAATGCAGGACCCTGGTAAAACATAGAAGAAGTGAGAGAATATGTCAATGTTACAACCCAAGAAGATAAACATAAGAGAAAATATGGCTAAATACACCAAGTTCCTTGCCAAGGAAGCACCAAAGTATGTTTGCGCAGTTTGCCTGGAGGTTCATGAGTTTGCCCAGTTGCTCCTGCAAAGTACCACTTAAGTTGTTGTAACCGAAGTTCAACAGTGCTAAACTATGGCAAAGCCCCAGCTCAGGAGGAATCTGTCCGGTCAGCATATTGTTTTCTGGCTCCAAATATGTCAAATTGCTAAGCTTTCCAAATGATGTGGGAATTGTTCCACTTAAATAGTTGTTTCCCAGTCTCAACCTATACTTAAAGATGCAACCCATAATTACAATGAAAAAACTCCCCTACGAATCTTGGTTATCCATTGACAGGTCAAGGCGGACgaccataatttaaaattaaaataaggcagctgattttataataaaataaagcatCCAAAATTGCTCACCTTAATAACTCGATGGACAATAGGAATTTCACGCCCCTACACGGACAAAAATGGTACCAAATATAGTGATTATTATCAATATCCTAGAAatcaatatataaacaaaaaaaaaaaagacttgtTATTAAAGTCATAAACTGTGAGAAGAGTTGAACAAACAACACTGGAATGTTTCTAGGAGTCAACTATGCACTCGTGAAAGTAAATAAGAACTATGATCGCACATACATCAATATTGAACACGACAATTTCTCCGGCGCGAATTGGATCCTTGCTCATATGCAGGAATAAAATGTCACCCTGCAACAAAAGCATAGATTTGTGTATAAAAAGCATACAACAAGAAGTAAGATAAGTTTCATATCTGTATAATTAATTGAATTATGTAATCTTGTTTGCTATTAGTGGGACATGTAATAATGTCCCCATTTTGCttatcttatttttcagaaataaattacttatttcTGACAAATGTATGTAAATGagtactttttttttgaaaataattgacttatttatgtaaattatcATATGATTTTACGcacagagaaaaagaaaaaagaatataagaaCCATGGGGTTCGAGTGTGCGAACTAACAGATAACTATATACTCGTTATCACACAATTACAtgaatttaacaataaaaactataaAGGCGTCGTTATCACGCAATTAAATAAATTCAACAACTAAAACTATAGAGGCGTGCAAGAATAAAGCAGAAGGAAAAAGTCATTTTCATTATAAGTGTTAGCATAACTGCATTTTGTATTCAAAATATTCTTAGTCTTGATGTCTAGCATAACTTTGGGCCCTTCTAATGTATCAAAAACTTTGGTATACATCCCTGAGAATTTcagctatttttttaaaaattcaagttGCTAGTTGGTGCTCTGATCTTAAATATTCATTGACCGTTTTCATAGAATATTGCAGCACAAAAAAGTTAACAGATAGAAAGAGCTTAGTCATAACTGTCTCGACTCCTTTGAaaagctttcttatctgaaagAATCTTCTTGCTCTGCAGCCTTTTCTTCTCCCCGATGGCAGCTCTATAAACAATGATAATACaaaagtatatattaattgtggtTCCATACCATCATAATCATATAAGACAAAGCTGAGAATAGATAGAACAAATCAGAAGGTAAGCTGAAACCAAGATTCACTGTCGAGCAATGGCATTATAGGCAAAATAGCAATATAAAGCTACCATCAACAAAGTATATAGTTGATATGACAACATTGTCTTACATTttggcaatttttttttatttactctTCAGAAGGTGGTGGTGGGACATAAGAAGCAGCATCTATAATTGCCTGATATTTCATTTTGTAATACAGTTAAAAGTAATTAATGCAAAATATATGCACATCTAAAAGACTAAAACTATTGTACAGAACAAATGCATCGCATCTTCAACAACTTAAACAGTGGCACGATGCAGTTTCTTTCAGCTAAAAAGTGAAAATCATAATCATGGTTATCACCATACCTTTTATGGTTTTACCATTAAGAATGATAGTCACATAGTTTCGCACTCTTAGAAATGAATATATAAAGCAGGTATGCATGAATCTCTCAACACCTTAAATGTCATTTATAGTACCTGTAGTTTCCCCAGCGCATCTTCAATGTTACCcctgaaaaaaaaaaccatGTCACTAGTATCATCTCATACATGAAAAGAATTACCGCAAGCACAGACTTACTTCTGTGTTCTAGTCTTTGTTGAAGAAATTACAATTTCTCCGTCTTTATTGATCCGATTCTTTTCCTGTTGACGACATCACCAAAACTTGCATAATGATATTAAGATTTACATAATAGCATCACTAAAGAATGGAAATGATAATCCTTTCATTGCATGAACACCTGATTCAAAGTGCATACATTTTAGATAAGAGCATTATCTAACATGAGAAGTAGAGAAATACATGACGATCACACATTGTAAGGACtataagattaaaaaattagGACATGGAAATACAGGTAGATTACAAGAATTAAATAACTGCGTGTCAATTTGGAGAATAGAGAAACCCCAAACCTTCTAGAGcatgttaattaattttaaaaaggcGCCCAAATTTCATTGCAATCTCAAAGTCCAGTATCACATTCTAATAATAAACTAACATAAAAAGATTCTTTATAAGAAAAGTATCCACTCCTTGACTCTGTCACTTAGCCAATGTGCATCTTTGAAATTAAACCGCATATCCACATTGGTGTTCACTGTCAAACATATATAAAGTGATAAACAATGCACTGCTAAGAAAAGAAAGGGAGGGATGAaattaaaaatgttaaaaagcCACTGAATGTATAAAAGTAAAACTACTTAAAATGCATTTGGAAGACAGGTTCTAGAGacctttattaaaattttgacctCCAGGGCCACCACTTCCGGCAAAGCTCACAGTGACATGATCTAGGTGTATAACACAGTACTTGCTCTTATCAGAAGTATGCAGAACTCAAAAATCATGCGCAAGTCACAAAACACTATAATGCACATGATCAA of Daucus carota subsp. sativus chromosome 3, DH1 v3.0, whole genome shotgun sequence contains these proteins:
- the LOC108212554 gene encoding uncharacterized protein LOC108212554 codes for the protein MHPFVITKITRSGLMCVTGSESPVVVVLSGSMEPGSKRGDILFLHMSKDPIRAGEIVVFNIDGREIPIVHRVIKEQLGKLMNLQANCANILWCFLGKELGVFSHIFSYVYLLGL